The following are from one region of the Tenacibaculum dicentrarchi genome:
- a CDS encoding DUF2911 domain-containing protein: MIKRILGIVILMITVLFSNQLNAQSFPRLDKSPMDVAAYPSSYRISDKLVKVVYSRPQLKRRAISKLAPNEKVWRTGANEAAEITFYKDVNFGGKEVKSGTYTLFTIPGDKEWTVILSTAKNVWGAYSYSESEDVVRVPATISKSKKSIEAFSIAFNGQENDATMYLGWGKLIVSVPVKG, encoded by the coding sequence ATGATAAAAAGAATTTTAGGAATAGTAATTTTAATGATAACTGTATTATTTTCTAATCAACTAAATGCACAAAGTTTTCCAAGATTAGATAAAAGTCCTATGGATGTAGCGGCATATCCTAGTAGTTATCGTATTTCAGATAAGCTAGTAAAAGTAGTTTATAGTCGTCCACAATTAAAAAGAAGAGCTATTTCTAAATTAGCACCAAATGAAAAAGTTTGGAGAACAGGTGCTAATGAAGCTGCAGAAATTACGTTTTATAAAGATGTAAATTTTGGAGGTAAAGAAGTAAAATCAGGAACTTATACATTATTTACCATTCCTGGAGATAAAGAATGGACAGTAATTTTAAGTACAGCAAAAAATGTTTGGGGTGCTTATTCTTATAGTGAATCTGAAGATGTGGTAAGAGTACCAGCTACTATTTCTAAATCAAAAAAATCGATTGAAGCATTTTCAATTGCATTCAACGGACAAGAAAATGATGCAACCATGTATTTAGGGTGGGGAAAATTAATTGTATCTGTACCAGTAAAAGGATAA